TACATTTACATCTCCACAAATTACTATTGCAGGAAAATCATATGTGAAATATTTTTCTAAATTTTTCTTTCTTTTTTTTGGACAAAGAGTTTTTAAATATTTTAACTCTACATCAGTAAACAGTTGTAAACCTTTATTTTCATAGATACTCTCATCTAAATCAAAGATTCCAGAAAGAGCCATTGCTGGTTTATGGATACTGGTTGTAGTAATAAAACTCTTATGAGCATACTCTTCTCCAATTAAAACTTCAATATTATTGTCTTTTATAAACGTGGCAATTGATAATCTAGTCTCATCTTCCATTTCATCACTCTCTCTTTTTCTTTTATTTTCTTGAATTAACTTTTTAGATTCATTTAAAAAATACAAAGCTGAATTTTTCCCTAATTCTTTCAATCTATAATCTATTGCTGCTGTCTCTATTATCACTGCTAAATTTCTTCCTTTTCTAGCAGGAAGAGTTATTTTTTTCAACTTTCCTATCCCAACATCTTCATAAACTTCGTCTGCACCTAACCTATCATAAAACTTTTTTGTTTTCCATGTTTCTAATTCAACAATTAGGTTAATCTTTTTAGCTGGTCTTGTAGATTTTATCCCAAAATTATTAGTTACATTAATATTTTCCTCTTTATCTGTCATTTCTAACATAAAATCTCTGTCAGGAGAAATTTTAGCTGCACTATTATAACCTACTATACCATTTGCTGTGTTTTTCAAAAGCATCCTTGCATCAGTTATGAATTTATGACCTCTTTCTAACATTTCAATAGCTGCACCTAATTTTAAATCTTGTTCTCCGCTTAATAAAATCCCTATCCCGTATACATCTAACAATATGTGATCTTCTAGGATTATTTCTTCCCCCAAAACATTTTTCAAATAAATATTTAGTTCTCTAATGAATTCTGTGGCTCTTTTTGAACATCTTAGTACAACTTTATTCTTTTTTTTAGCTCTTTCTATAAGTATTTCAATATGTTTTGCTCTAGAACTTAATATTAACACTGGAAAAGGAAAGGATAAGTACCTATCTAAAATTTCAGTTTTTTGTTCTTCCTTCATTCGAAACAAATAATTATTTTCTTTTAAACCCATTATATGAATAGCATTTTTTAATTCTTCTATCTCATCAGAAAAAAAACCTGTCAACTCGTATCCTATTCTATATATTTCATTTTCACTTATTCGCCTATCCAAATTTCCATCTACAAGTATTTCTAAATTAAAATATTCTATTATTTCTCTTATTGAAATGCTTTTATTTTTTATATTCACATTACCCCCCTAAAATTTAAAGCTATTTTTAAATTTTTCACAAGTATAAAATGAACCACATACTATTATAATTTTTTTATTATCATCTTCCTCTAATACTTTTTTACTATATTCATAAGCTTCTGTCATTTCTTCTTTTACTATTAGGTTTTTTCTATTGGTATGTTCTAACAACTCCTCACCTAAAAGTCCTCTTTTATTTTCCTTTAAAGATGTCAATACTATTGTATCACTCATTTCTTGACATATTTCAATCATTTCATTAATTTTTTTATCTTTTAAAATAGAAACTACCATTATAACTTGATTTTTATCATATCCTTGAGAAACTATTTTCTTTAAATTTTTCATTCCATCAATATTATGAGCGCCCTCTAAAACAGTCAACGGATCCTTTGAATATATTTCAAATCTACACTGCCAAAGAACATTTTCCATAGCTTCTTTAATTATTTTTCTCTCAATATTTAAAATTTTCAAAGCTTCATAAGCACATAAAAAATTCTTAACTTGATAATCTCCAAAAAGAGATAATGAGTAGTTTTCAGACTCTAATAAAATATTCGTTCTAAAATTTTTGAAATCTAACTTATAAACAACATCCTTATATTTTTCAACTACATTTATAACTTCACTCTTAGGTTTCTTTTCATATATAGCTTTTAAAAAGTCACAATCATTATCTCCCACAATAACTTTACTTTTTTCTTTTATAATTCCTGCTTTCTCTTTAGCTATATCATATACATTATCTCCTAAATATTCAGTATGTTCAACTGATACGTTAGTTACAATTGAAATATCACCATCTGCAATATTAGTAGCATCAAAACGTCCTCCCATACCAACTTCTAGCACTGCATATTCCACTTTTTCTTCTGCAAAATATAAAAACATCATTGCTGTAGTCATTTCAAAAAAAGTTGGTTTTATATCTGAGTCTTTAAGAGCATTCTTTACTTTTGAATATATTTCAGCTATTTTTTCATCACTGATATCTTTTCCGTTAACTCTAATTCTTTCATTAAATTTTATAATATGAGGAGAAGTATATTTTCCTATTTTTTTTCCTGAATGCAAAAGAGCATGCTCTATCATAGTTGAGGTTGAACCCTTCCCATTAGTACCACTAACATGTATAATTTTATATTTATCTTGAGGGTTCCCTAATATGTCACATATTTTTTTTATATTCTCTAATCCTAACTTTATACCAAAAAAAGAATAAGAATATAATTCTTCTAAAAGTTCTTTAATTTCCATTTATTTCTCCTCTTTTCTTCTTAACTTTACAAACAAAGTATACCATATTTTCTAAGATTTATAACGATAAACTTTTTATTTTAATATGATTTTATGATATAATATCTTTCAGGTAAGATAATTTATAATTAATATTTGGAGGATAAAATGAAATCACTTATTTACTTATCCCAATACTTTGTTTTTAGAGCTTTTAAAGGATTTATAATGCTATTTCCAGAAAAAACTCGTTTTAAAATAGGCGAAAGTGTAGGAGTACTTGGATATAAACTAATTAAAGCTAGACGTATAACAACTTTAGCTAATTTAAAACTAGCCTTCCCAGAAAAAACTATTAAAACTAGAGAAAAAATTGCTATTAATTCTTATAAAACTATGGCAAAAGCTTTTCTTGGAACTTTATGGCTAGATAAATATATGAAAGACGATAATAACTTTAAAATTCACAATCTTGAAATTCTAGATGACGAATTAAAAAAAGGACCTGTAGTTTTTGCAACTATGCATATTGGAAATATGGAATCTTTATTAAAATTTTCTGAAAAATATCCTTTTGTAACAGTAGCAAAAAAACAAAGAAACCCTTATTTAAATAAATATATAACAAATCAAAGAAAACATTTAAATATTACCTTACTTGAAAAAAGTAAAAAAACAGGTAGAGAATTATTTGAATATGCTGATCATGGAAAAAATATTGCTCTTTTTACTGATCATAGAGACAAAGGAACTAATGTAGAATTCTTTGGGGCAGACACTATTTCTCCAACTGGAGTTGCAACAATTGCTTTAAAATATAATAGACCTTTAATATTAGTTTATTGCGTTTTTGATAAAAATAATAAAACTGATGTTTTTGTTAGCAAAGTAGAAAAAGTTAATGATCCTAATTTAACTTTTAAAGAAAATGTTCATGAAACTACTCAAAAAATTATATTTAAAATGGAAGAAATTATAACTAACTATCCTGAACAATGGATGTGGCTTCATGATAGATGGAAACTTTATAAACAAGTTACTAAAAAAAGAAAAAATAAATAGGAGGTTTTTAAATGAAAAAATTAATTTCTATTCTTATGTTAGTCTTTTCAAGTTTTATTTTTGCAAATAGTAACTCTAGTTCTACTTCTTCGTTAAAAACTCTAAAAGTTACAGGAACTGCTAATATATCAACTCCAGTTGATACAATAATTTTAAATATTTTTAACAAAGATACTAAACCAACATATGCTAAATCTTTAGAAGCTTCTAAATATGCCCTAGTTCAATTCAAACAAGAACTACTTTTAAAAGGTTTTCAAGAAAAGGATTTAAAAACAATCAACTTTAATATCACTACTAATTATGAAAATTATAAAGATGAAAAAGGAAACTATAAAAAAAGATTTTTAGGATATCAATATTCTCATAATATGAAAATTAGTTTTAAATTAGATAATTCTAAATTGTCAGAAGTTTTAAATTCATTAAAAACAATTAAAGGAAAATCAGAATTTTATCTAAACTATACAATTAAAGATACTGAAAAAATTAAAAACAAATTACTTTCTAAGGCTGTAGAAAACACAAAAACTAAAGCTAATATATTAGCCTCTGCAAGTAATGTTAATTTGAAAAATATCATAAATATTGATTATTCTTTTAATCATAAAAATAATTTCATCTCTCCTTTTAGGGGAGAAATGAAAATGCTAGGATCAAATATAAGTTCTGATTCTATAATGAATATCACTCCTGAAGATTTAAAATTTCAAGATACAGTTACAATTACTTGGGAAATAAATTAAATAAAAAAGGATAACATTAAGTTATCCTTTTTCTTTATTTATAACTTTGCCTCCATATCATACCAAGTCACTCCTCCATGAACCGACTGAGATATTCCTTTATTTTCATAACCAAATTTTTCATAATAATGTATCAATCTTTCTTTACAAGTTAATATCATCTTCTCTCTTCTAGATTCCTTTGATTTTTCCATCATATGTCTCATTAATTTTTCAGCAATACCTTGTCTTTGATATTCAGGTAAAACATCTAATCCAAAAATAGACTGATTTTTTCCTTCAGGATTATGCCCTCCTTCTGGCTCATATAATTCATCAACTATTGTATTGTAATTTGTTACTGCTCCATTTATAAATCCTATTATTTTTTCTTTATCTAATGCAACATAAAAACTTTTTGGAAAAGCTGCTATTCTATATTTAAAGGATTCTTTTGTTGCTGCTTCAGCCTCTGGAAAACAAATGCTCTCTATTCTAGTAATTTCATCTAAATCATTAGGTTTAACTTGTCTAATTCTTATATTCATTATTTTTTTATTCCTCCACTATTTTTTATAATACTAATTATAACTTCTACCGCTTTCTCCATTGATTGTATTGGAATATACTCATATTTTCCATGAAAATTATGTCCCCCTGTAAATATATTAGGACATGGTAATCCCATATAAGATAATCTAGCTCCATCTGTTCCACCTCTTATTGGTTTTGTGTTAGGAACTACTCCAACATCTTCCATTGCTTTTTTTGCTAATTGAATTATATGATATTCTGGCTCTATTTTTTCTCTCATATTATAGTAACTATCTTTAATATCAAGGTCTATTCTAACCCCTTCATATTTGTTTTCTATAAAATTAATGATCTCTTTCATAAGAACTTTTTTATTATTAAATTTTTCCATAGAATGATCTCTAATTATATAATGCATATTTGTTTCTTCAACTGATCCTTTTAATTTATTTAAAAGAAAAAATCCTTCATATTTTTCAGTGTTTTCTGGTCTTTGTCTAACAGGAAGCATATTATTAATTTCCATAGCAATTAATAAAGAATTTAACATCTTATTTTTTGCTGTTCCTGGATGAATATTTTTTCCAGTTATTTTTATTTCAACAGAAGCTGCATTGAAGTTTTCATATTCTAATTCTCCTAATTCTCCCCCGTCCACTGTATAAGCAAAATCTGCATTAAATTCTTCAACATTAAATTTGTCTGCTCCTCTTCCAATCTCTTCATCAGGTGTAAAACAAATTCTTATATCTCCATGCTCTATTTCAGGATGAGACTTTAAATATTTTAAAGCTGTAATTATCTCCACTACTCCTGCTTTATCATCTGCTCCTAAAAGAGTAGTCCCATCTGTAACTATTAAATCTTGACCTATATATTTTTTTAATTCTGGAAAATCTTTAGGAGACATTATTATATCTTTTTCACTATTTAAAATTATGTCTTCCCCATTATAATCTCCAATTATTCTAGGATTAACTCCTTTTCCATTAAATGAAGGAGCAGTATCTAAATGTGCTATAAATCCTATTGTTGGAATATCTTTCTGTGTATTTTTTTTCAAAGTAGCCGTTAAATAAGAATGAGAATCTAACTTTATATCTTCAAAACCTAATTCTTTTAAATCTCGCTTTATAACTGTAGCCAAAATAAATTGACCATCTGTACTTGGACAATTTATATTTTCTTCTTTTGATGTTGTATCAATTTTAACATATTCTAAAAATTTATCTAATAAAAAACTCATTTCTCCTCCTTTAATTCCTTTATTTTATTTATTTTCATTATAGCCCTATTAATTTATTTTGTAAATATCTTTTTCGTTGTCTAGGCAACATCTTTCTTTTATTTTTAATGCTAAAATGATTTCATAAATATAAAACTTTAGGAGGTAATTTAAATGATAAAAATTAATAAAGATATGATAATTGGTGATGTTATAAGAGAAAACATTAATTTAATGGATACTTTTTCTGATAATGGAATGCATTGTGTTGGATGTCCTTCAGCTCAAATGGAATCAATCGAAGATGCTTGTACTGTCCATGGATTAGATGTAAATATTTTAATTAAAGCTCTTAATAAAGAAAATAAAGGAGAATAATTTATGAGTAAAATGTTAGGCCCAATACATTACTGGCTATATAACAAAATTTTATTTCAAGAAAAAATTATACAACTTATAATACAAAACTCTAAAAATCATTGGAATAATAATTTAAATAATGAATTAATATCAAAATGCGGTGAAATTAAAGATATCCCACTAGAAAATATAATTGATATTTCTAATATTCATGGATTTCTTCAAGAAAAAATAAGTATTGTTGAAAAAAGATTAGCTTTTGTTGTTACAAAGTTATTAGAAAATGAAAATATCAATATAGATGATATTATTAATAATTTAAGCTTCAATTATAATTTTGAAAATATAAATACACCTAAAGATATATACAATGAACTTGAGAAAATATTTTTAAATGGTATGCCTTGTGACAGAATTTTAATTATTAATGAAGAAGAGGAAGATACTATTACTTTCTCAGAAAAAGTCAATATTCATAAAAAATATTGGGATCTCTTTTTAGGAAATTCTAAAAATTATTATTTAATAAAAAATAAAATAATTGAAAATTTATTAAATAATACAAATTTTAAATATGAAGTTATACAAGAAAAAAATATAATCAGGAGGAAATAATTATGTATGGAATAGATTTATTAGTAGAAGAACATAATAATATTCTTAGAATGAAAAATGCCATTAGAAAAATATGTATTAAAATTTTAGAAGGTGATAACCTAAATATAGATAAATTTGAAAAAATTATTGATTTTGGAAAAAATTATGCTGATAAACATCATCATCAAAAAGAAGAAAAAATTCTCTTTAAAGTAATGATTGAAAAATTAGGACCTGTTGCAAATACTTTAATAAAAAATGGAATGCTTGTAGAACATGATTTAGGTCGTTTACATATGATGCAATTAGTAGATGCTACTAATAAATATAAAAAAAATCCTAAAACTGAATATAAAATGGATATTATCTTTAATGCTCTTGCATATGGAGATTTATTACAAAGACATATTGATAAGGAAAATATAGCCGCTTATAATTACGCTGATAGAGTTCTTTGTAAAGAAGATAAAATTTTCATAAATAAAGAAACTGAAATTTTAGAAAATGAAGCTAGTAAAAATAAATTTCAAAAGAAATATCTTAAGATATTAGAAGAAATAGAAAAATAAAATTACATTTTAATATCCTTTTCCTTCAAAAAAATTTTAAAATATAGTATGATTAAGTAAACTATTAAAATTTAAATTGGAGATGGGATTATGACAAAGATTTTTGCACATAGGGGATTTAAAGGATATTATCCTGAAAATACTCTTTTAGCTTTTAAAAAAGCTATTGATATTGGAGCTGATGGAATAGAACTAGATGTCCAGTTAACAAAGGATAAAGAAGTTGTTATTATTCATGATGAAACAATAGATAGAACTACTGATGGGAATGGATTTGTTGATAATTTCAATTATAAAGATTTATGCAGCTTTAACGCTTCTTCTAACTTCCCTGAATATGGTTTTAATAAAATTCCAACCTTAGAAGAATATTTCAATCTAGTAAAAGATACAAATATAATCACAAATATTGAATTAAAAACAGGAAAAAATGAATATCTAGGTATTGAAGCAAAAGTTTTTCATCTTATCTGTAAATATCATTTAGAAAAGAAAGTTATTATTTCTAGCTTTAATCATTATTCTATATTAAGAATGAAAAAAATAGCTCCTAATCTAAAGTATGGTTTATTATCTGAAACTTGGATTGTTAATGCTGGAAAATACACCAAAGATTTAGGAATACAATGTTGCCATCCTTGTTATCAAAATATGACTGAAAATATTGTTAAAGAAATTAAGAATGAAGGTATTGAAATTAATGTATATACTGTTAATGATGAGACTAGTATCCGAGATATGCTTA
This DNA window, taken from Fusobacterium sp. JB019, encodes the following:
- the hprK gene encoding HPr(Ser) kinase/phosphatase, producing the protein MNIKNKSISIREIIEYFNLEILVDGNLDRRISENEIYRIGYELTGFFSDEIEELKNAIHIMGLKENNYLFRMKEEQKTEILDRYLSFPFPVLILSSRAKHIEILIERAKKKNKVVLRCSKRATEFIRELNIYLKNVLGEEIILEDHILLDVYGIGILLSGEQDLKLGAAIEMLERGHKFITDARMLLKNTANGIVGYNSAAKISPDRDFMLEMTDKEENINVTNNFGIKSTRPAKKINLIVELETWKTKKFYDRLGADEVYEDVGIGKLKKITLPARKGRNLAVIIETAAIDYRLKELGKNSALYFLNESKKLIQENKRKRESDEMEDETRLSIATFIKDNNIEVLIGEEYAHKSFITTTSIHKPAMALSGIFDLDESIYENKGLQLFTDVELKYLKTLCPKKRKKNLEKYFTYDFPAIVICGDVNVSDEIKEEVISLIKKHKKVLLKVKETNPSYVVANLNSYLEKYFSPSMTVHGVFLEMNGFGVLLKGKSGIGKSETALELIHRGHRLIADDMVKFQKVPSGEIIGCAAKLPYFMEIRGLGIIDIKTLYGMSSVRIRKNIDVIIELKEQENDNYLTAVDDSSSTEKILGEDIYKVEMYLSSGRNAAAMVEIVIMNLMAKKTGHNPEESYKKLKKELGI
- a CDS encoding folylpolyglutamate synthase/dihydrofolate synthase family protein, whose amino-acid sequence is MEIKELLEELYSYSFFGIKLGLENIKKICDILGNPQDKYKIIHVSGTNGKGSTSTMIEHALLHSGKKIGKYTSPHIIKFNERIRVNGKDISDEKIAEIYSKVKNALKDSDIKPTFFEMTTAMMFLYFAEEKVEYAVLEVGMGGRFDATNIADGDISIVTNVSVEHTEYLGDNVYDIAKEKAGIIKEKSKVIVGDNDCDFLKAIYEKKPKSEVINVVEKYKDVVYKLDFKNFRTNILLESENYSLSLFGDYQVKNFLCAYEALKILNIERKIIKEAMENVLWQCRFEIYSKDPLTVLEGAHNIDGMKNLKKIVSQGYDKNQVIMVVSILKDKKINEMIEICQEMSDTIVLTSLKENKRGLLGEELLEHTNRKNLIVKEEMTEAYEYSKKVLEEDDNKKIIIVCGSFYTCEKFKNSFKF
- a CDS encoding lysophospholipid acyltransferase family protein, with amino-acid sequence MKSLIYLSQYFVFRAFKGFIMLFPEKTRFKIGESVGVLGYKLIKARRITTLANLKLAFPEKTIKTREKIAINSYKTMAKAFLGTLWLDKYMKDDNNFKIHNLEILDDELKKGPVVFATMHIGNMESLLKFSEKYPFVTVAKKQRNPYLNKYITNQRKHLNITLLEKSKKTGRELFEYADHGKNIALFTDHRDKGTNVEFFGADTISPTGVATIALKYNRPLILVYCVFDKNNKTDVFVSKVEKVNDPNLTFKENVHETTQKIIFKMEEIITNYPEQWMWLHDRWKLYKQVTKKRKNK
- a CDS encoding SIMPL domain-containing protein; amino-acid sequence: MKKLISILMLVFSSFIFANSNSSSTSSLKTLKVTGTANISTPVDTIILNIFNKDTKPTYAKSLEASKYALVQFKQELLLKGFQEKDLKTINFNITTNYENYKDEKGNYKKRFLGYQYSHNMKISFKLDNSKLSEVLNSLKTIKGKSEFYLNYTIKDTEKIKNKLLSKAVENTKTKANILASASNVNLKNIINIDYSFNHKNNFISPFRGEMKMLGSNISSDSIMNITPEDLKFQDTVTITWEIN
- a CDS encoding GNAT family N-acetyltransferase, with the translated sequence MNIRIRQVKPNDLDEITRIESICFPEAEAATKESFKYRIAAFPKSFYVALDKEKIIGFINGAVTNYNTIVDELYEPEGGHNPEGKNQSIFGLDVLPEYQRQGIAEKLMRHMMEKSKESRREKMILTCKERLIHYYEKFGYENKGISQSVHGGVTWYDMEAKL
- the pepT gene encoding peptidase T; the encoded protein is MSFLLDKFLEYVKIDTTSKEENINCPSTDGQFILATVIKRDLKELGFEDIKLDSHSYLTATLKKNTQKDIPTIGFIAHLDTAPSFNGKGVNPRIIGDYNGEDIILNSEKDIIMSPKDFPELKKYIGQDLIVTDGTTLLGADDKAGVVEIITALKYLKSHPEIEHGDIRICFTPDEEIGRGADKFNVEEFNADFAYTVDGGELGELEYENFNAASVEIKITGKNIHPGTAKNKMLNSLLIAMEINNMLPVRQRPENTEKYEGFFLLNKLKGSVEETNMHYIIRDHSMEKFNNKKVLMKEIINFIENKYEGVRIDLDIKDSYYNMREKIEPEYHIIQLAKKAMEDVGVVPNTKPIRGGTDGARLSYMGLPCPNIFTGGHNFHGKYEYIPIQSMEKAVEVIISIIKNSGGIKK
- a CDS encoding DUF1858 domain-containing protein, whose product is MIKINKDMIIGDVIRENINLMDTFSDNGMHCVGCPSAQMESIEDACTVHGLDVNILIKALNKENKGE
- a CDS encoding hemerythrin domain-containing protein, whose product is MYGIDLLVEEHNNILRMKNAIRKICIKILEGDNLNIDKFEKIIDFGKNYADKHHHQKEEKILFKVMIEKLGPVANTLIKNGMLVEHDLGRLHMMQLVDATNKYKKNPKTEYKMDIIFNALAYGDLLQRHIDKENIAAYNYADRVLCKEDKIFINKETEILENEASKNKFQKKYLKILEEIEK
- a CDS encoding glycerophosphodiester phosphodiesterase; its protein translation is MTKIFAHRGFKGYYPENTLLAFKKAIDIGADGIELDVQLTKDKEVVIIHDETIDRTTDGNGFVDNFNYKDLCSFNASSNFPEYGFNKIPTLEEYFNLVKDTNIITNIELKTGKNEYLGIEAKVFHLICKYHLEKKVIISSFNHYSILRMKKIAPNLKYGLLSETWIVNAGKYTKDLGIQCCHPCYQNMTENIVKEIKNEGIEINVYTVNDETSIRDMLNKKIDIIIGNYPDLALRIRDEYLTKGDTNE